A stretch of Cumulibacter manganitolerans DNA encodes these proteins:
- the kynA gene encoding tryptophan 2,3-dioxygenase, giving the protein MPGEDAMADRSIRRLEDSIERDLSGLSYGGYLALDELLGAQRPLTDHHDEMLFIIQHQTSELWMKLAIHELRAAIRFVAADDLGPALKCLARVKHIQQQLTSQWSVLATLTPPEYAKFRGALGKASGFQSVQYRLLEFLLGNKNAAMIEVFRHDPAAQATLQAALDAPSLYDEFLRHLARRGYPVPAEVVERDWAEPYVEHPGVVDVLAQVYTDPGAHWAVYETCEELVDVEDSFQMWRFRHLKTVERIIGHKAGTGGSSGVSFLRRALDLTFFPELYTVRTEI; this is encoded by the coding sequence ATGCCAGGAGAGGACGCCATGGCCGACCGCAGCATCCGCCGGCTCGAGGACTCCATCGAGCGGGACCTGTCCGGGCTGAGCTACGGCGGCTACCTCGCGCTCGACGAGCTGCTCGGCGCGCAGCGGCCGCTCACCGACCACCACGACGAGATGCTGTTCATCATCCAGCACCAGACCAGCGAGCTGTGGATGAAGCTGGCGATCCACGAGCTGCGGGCCGCGATCCGGTTCGTCGCCGCCGACGACCTCGGGCCGGCGCTGAAGTGCCTGGCCCGCGTGAAGCACATCCAGCAGCAGCTGACCAGCCAGTGGTCGGTGCTGGCCACCCTGACCCCGCCGGAGTACGCGAAGTTCCGCGGCGCCCTCGGCAAGGCCTCGGGCTTCCAGTCCGTGCAGTACCGGCTGCTGGAGTTCCTGCTCGGCAACAAGAACGCCGCCATGATCGAGGTGTTCCGGCACGACCCGGCGGCCCAGGCGACGCTGCAGGCGGCGCTCGACGCGCCGTCGCTGTACGACGAGTTCCTGCGCCACCTCGCTCGGCGCGGCTATCCGGTGCCGGCGGAGGTGGTCGAACGCGACTGGGCCGAGCCGTACGTCGAGCACCCGGGCGTCGTCGACGTCCTCGCGCAGGTGTACACCGACCCCGGCGCGCACTGGGCCGTGTACGAGACCTGCGAGGAGCTCGTGGACGTCGAGGACTCCTTCCAGATGTGGCGCTTCCGGCACCTGAAGACCGTCGAGCGGATCATCGGGCACAAGGCCGGCACCGGCGGCTCGTCCGGCGTGTCGTTCCTGCGGCGCGCGCTCGACCTCACCTTCTTCCCGGAGCTGTACACCGTCCGGACTGAGATATAG
- the glmS gene encoding glutamine--fructose-6-phosphate transaminase (isomerizing), with product MCGIVGYVGNRQAQDVVMEGLRRLEYRGYDSAGIAVVSGGALHVRKKSGKLANLTALLGDEPLPEATSGMGHTRWATHGPPNDRNAHPHVSYVGKVAVVHNGIIENFAALRAGLEERGIEMGSDTDTEVVAHLVQDAFETVPADSASRLREAVRAVCNQLEGAFTLVICHADEPDTVIGARRNSPLVAGLGDGEYFLGSDVSAFIAHTREAIELGQDQICEINRDRGVTVVGFDGVEAQLSHYTIDWDDAAAEKGGYDWFMLKEIAEQPAVVADTLRGRLTESGQIVLDEVRLSDQDFRDVTKIFIIACGTSSYAGMIAKYAIEHWTRIPCEVELASEFRYRDPVLDRSTLVIAISQSGETMDTLMALRHAKAQHARILAICNTIGSTIPRESDAVLYTRAGVEIAVASTKAFLAQIVACYLIALHLASVRGTKWGDEVAVVVDQLRSMPEAVDRVLDTMEPVRELARAELADQSQVLFLGRHVGFPVALEGALKLKELAYMHAEGFAAGELKHGPIALISDGTPVIVVCPSPRGRDSLHGKVISNIQEVRARGAKTIVIAEEGDEEVTPFADHVIRVPSCPTLLAPLVTAVPLQVLACEVAAAKGLDVDQPRNLAKSVTVE from the coding sequence ATGTGTGGAATCGTCGGGTACGTCGGCAACAGGCAGGCTCAGGACGTCGTCATGGAGGGCCTGCGCAGGCTGGAGTACCGCGGCTACGACTCCGCCGGCATCGCCGTGGTGAGCGGTGGCGCGCTGCACGTGCGCAAGAAGTCCGGCAAGCTCGCCAACCTCACCGCGCTGCTCGGCGACGAGCCGCTGCCGGAGGCCACCAGCGGCATGGGGCACACCCGGTGGGCGACGCACGGGCCGCCCAACGACCGCAACGCGCACCCGCACGTGTCGTACGTCGGCAAGGTCGCCGTCGTGCACAACGGCATCATCGAGAACTTCGCGGCGCTGCGGGCCGGGCTCGAGGAGCGCGGCATCGAGATGGGCTCCGACACCGACACCGAGGTCGTCGCGCACCTCGTGCAGGACGCGTTCGAGACCGTCCCCGCCGACAGCGCGAGCCGGCTGCGGGAGGCCGTGCGCGCGGTCTGCAATCAGCTCGAGGGCGCGTTCACGCTGGTGATCTGCCACGCCGACGAGCCGGACACGGTGATCGGCGCGCGCCGCAACTCCCCGCTGGTCGCGGGCCTCGGCGACGGCGAATACTTCCTGGGCTCCGACGTCTCGGCGTTCATCGCGCACACCCGCGAGGCCATCGAGCTCGGGCAGGACCAGATCTGCGAGATCAACCGGGACCGCGGCGTCACCGTCGTCGGCTTCGACGGCGTCGAGGCGCAGCTCTCGCACTACACGATCGACTGGGACGACGCCGCCGCCGAGAAGGGCGGCTACGACTGGTTCATGCTCAAGGAGATCGCCGAGCAGCCCGCCGTCGTCGCGGACACCCTGCGCGGCCGGCTCACCGAGTCCGGCCAGATCGTCCTCGACGAGGTGCGGCTGTCCGACCAGGACTTCCGCGACGTCACCAAGATCTTCATCATCGCCTGCGGCACCTCGTCGTACGCCGGAATGATCGCCAAGTACGCGATCGAGCACTGGACCCGCATCCCGTGCGAGGTCGAGCTGGCCAGCGAGTTCCGCTACCGCGACCCGGTGCTCGACCGCTCGACGCTGGTGATCGCCATCAGCCAGTCCGGCGAGACCATGGACACCCTGATGGCGCTGCGGCACGCCAAGGCGCAGCACGCCCGCATCCTGGCCATCTGCAACACCATCGGCTCGACGATCCCGCGCGAGTCGGACGCCGTGCTGTACACCCGCGCCGGCGTCGAGATCGCGGTCGCCTCGACGAAGGCGTTCCTCGCGCAGATCGTCGCCTGCTACCTGATCGCGCTGCACCTGGCCAGCGTGCGCGGCACGAAGTGGGGCGACGAGGTGGCGGTCGTCGTCGACCAGCTGCGCTCGATGCCCGAGGCGGTCGATCGGGTGCTCGACACGATGGAGCCGGTGCGCGAGCTCGCGCGCGCCGAGCTGGCCGACCAGTCGCAGGTGCTGTTCCTCGGCCGCCACGTCGGGTTCCCGGTGGCGCTCGAGGGCGCGCTGAAGCTCAAGGAACTCGCCTACATGCACGCGGAGGGCTTCGCCGCCGGCGAGCTCAAGCACGGACCGATCGCGCTGATCAGCGACGGCACACCGGTCATCGTCGTGTGCCCTTCGCCGCGCGGCCGCGACTCGCTGCACGGCAAGGTCATCTCCAACATCCAGGAGGTGCGCGCCCGCGGCGCCAAGACGATCGTGATCGCCGAGGAGGGCGACGAGGAGGTCACCCCGTTCGCCGACCACGTCATCCGGGTGCCGAGCTGCCCGACGCTGCTGGCGCCGCTGGTGACGGCCGTACCGCTGCAGGTGCTCGCCTGCGAGGTGGCGGCGGCCAAGGGGCTGGACGTCGACCAGCCGCGCAACCTCGCGAAATCGGTCACTGTCGAGTAG
- a CDS encoding holo-ACP synthase gives MIVGVGVDVCPVDRFAESLRRTPRLIDKLFTPAEQLSPSGQRRHAASLAARFAAKEALAKALGAPGNLMWHDAEIEVAEHGRPRIATRGTVRARADELGVRGWQVSLSHDGGIAVAMVVALSVDVPS, from the coding sequence ATGATCGTAGGCGTCGGCGTGGACGTGTGCCCGGTCGACCGGTTCGCCGAGTCGCTGCGGCGTACGCCGCGGCTGATCGACAAGCTGTTCACCCCGGCCGAGCAGCTCTCGCCGTCCGGGCAGCGGCGGCACGCCGCCTCGCTGGCCGCGCGGTTCGCCGCGAAGGAGGCGCTCGCGAAGGCGCTCGGCGCGCCCGGCAACCTGATGTGGCACGACGCCGAGATCGAGGTGGCCGAGCACGGCCGGCCGCGCATCGCGACGCGCGGCACCGTGCGCGCCCGCGCCGACGAGCTGGGCGTGCGCGGCTGGCAGGTGTCGCTGTCGCACGACGGCGGCATCGCGGTGGCCATGGTGGTCGCGCTGTCGGTCGACGTACCGTCGTAA